From a region of the Paeniglutamicibacter cryotolerans genome:
- a CDS encoding TIGR03085 family metal-binding protein: MRFVPASRQVLAEVLLAAGPTAATLCAGWETRHLAAHLVLREHSPLAAGILVRQLAQRMERELENLAAEALTPAGFATLVRRFEAGPGRFSPLAIPPLDQATNLMEYFIHTEDVRRASDRWVPRALDARYSELLWRNLIGRAALMYRGSDVGIILVRPDGIRHVVRKAGTSVAISGAPSELVLHASGRGAQALVTFEGSPEAIALLATAHLSL; encoded by the coding sequence ATGCGATTCGTCCCAGCTTCCCGACAAGTTCTGGCCGAGGTCCTGCTTGCCGCGGGTCCGACGGCCGCCACGTTGTGCGCCGGGTGGGAAACCCGGCATCTGGCCGCACACCTGGTCTTGCGCGAACATTCGCCGCTGGCAGCCGGTATCCTCGTGCGCCAGCTTGCACAGCGGATGGAACGCGAACTGGAAAACCTGGCCGCTGAGGCCCTGACTCCCGCCGGCTTCGCCACCCTGGTCCGCCGCTTCGAGGCCGGCCCCGGCAGATTCTCCCCCCTGGCCATCCCCCCGTTGGATCAGGCCACGAACCTCATGGAGTACTTCATCCACACAGAGGACGTCCGCCGGGCCTCTGACCGCTGGGTGCCGCGCGCGCTGGATGCCCGGTATTCGGAACTGCTGTGGCGCAACCTGATCGGCCGCGCGGCGCTGATGTACCGGGGGTCCGACGTGGGGATCATCCTGGTCCGACCCGACGGAATCCGCCATGTGGTGCGCAAGGCGGGAACATCGGTGGCCATCAGCGGCGCCCCTTCCGAATTGGTGCTGCATGCCTCGGGCCGCGGCGCCCAGGCGCTGGTGACCTTCGAGGGATCCCCTGAAGCAATAGCGCTGCTGGCCACCGCACACCTCTCCCTCTGA
- the hisI gene encoding phosphoribosyl-AMP cyclohydrolase, whose translation MPHNPAPATGASVAGMLAPEIASLLKKDGSGLIAAIIQQADTGEVLMLGWMDEEALRRTLSTGRVTFWSRSRNEYWRKGDTSGHIQLVHSAAIDCDGDAVLIKVDQVGAACHTGTRTCFDGRELPAVVGRRVS comes from the coding sequence ATGCCGCACAACCCAGCTCCCGCTACCGGCGCCTCTGTCGCCGGCATGCTTGCCCCCGAGATTGCCTCCCTGCTCAAGAAGGACGGATCTGGCCTCATCGCCGCGATCATCCAGCAGGCCGACACGGGCGAGGTCCTCATGCTCGGGTGGATGGACGAGGAGGCACTGCGCCGGACCCTGAGCACCGGCCGGGTGACCTTCTGGTCGCGCTCCCGCAACGAATACTGGCGCAAGGGCGATACCTCCGGGCACATCCAGCTCGTGCACTCGGCCGCCATCGACTGCGATGGGGACGCCGTACTGATCAAGGTCGACCAGGTCGGCGCCGCCTGCCACACCGGCACCCGGACCTGTTTCGACGGGCGCGAGTTGCCGGCCGTCGTCGGCCGCCGCGTCTCCTGA
- a CDS encoding anthranilate synthase component I: protein MHVLGVITPSREQFRHLAAERRVVPVTMTVLADALTPIAIYQRLANGRPGTFLMESAAAGGVWSRYSFIGTRSPATLTTLDGAAHWIGTPPAGVPTQGNPVEVLRDTVRALRTEPLTGLPPLTSGMVGFVGWEAVRHWEKLPNPPVDDLHLPEIAMNLVGDMAAHDNTDGTLTLIANAINFNGLESGVDAAYDSAVGRVREMLEKLTEPAPASVSVLSGTDIPADELMAAVTHSWDEDSYRQAILCGKEAIVEGEVFQVVVSRRFELETAADPLDIYRILRATNPSPYMYLYSLEDARGGTYSIVGSSPEALVTVNDAHVVTHPIAGSRPRGATYEDDALFEKDLLADEKERAEHLMLVDLSRNDLSKVCVPGSVEVTQFMEVERFSHIMHLVSNVVGRLEKGKDGYDVLAATFPAGTLSGAPKPRALRLLDELEPHRRGVYGGVVGYLDFAGDMDMAIAIRSALIKDGRAYVQAGGGIVADSQLDAEALETVNKTAAPLRAVWAAGTMAPAGLEDK from the coding sequence ATGCATGTACTCGGTGTGATTACCCCCAGCCGCGAGCAGTTCCGGCACCTGGCAGCAGAGCGTCGCGTCGTTCCCGTGACGATGACCGTGCTGGCCGACGCGCTGACCCCGATCGCGATCTACCAGCGCCTGGCCAACGGCCGACCCGGCACCTTCCTGATGGAATCGGCGGCGGCCGGAGGGGTCTGGAGCCGTTACTCGTTCATCGGCACGCGTTCCCCGGCGACGCTGACCACCCTCGACGGTGCGGCACACTGGATCGGTACGCCCCCGGCCGGGGTGCCCACGCAGGGAAACCCGGTCGAGGTGCTGCGCGATACGGTGCGTGCGCTGCGCACCGAACCGCTGACCGGGCTGCCGCCGCTGACCAGCGGCATGGTCGGTTTCGTCGGCTGGGAAGCGGTCCGGCATTGGGAGAAGCTGCCCAACCCGCCCGTCGACGACCTGCACCTGCCCGAAATCGCCATGAACCTGGTCGGCGACATGGCAGCGCACGACAACACCGACGGTACGCTGACCCTGATCGCCAACGCGATCAACTTCAACGGGCTGGAATCCGGCGTCGACGCCGCCTACGATTCGGCCGTCGGGCGCGTGCGCGAGATGCTGGAAAAGCTCACCGAACCGGCTCCAGCCAGCGTGTCGGTGCTCTCGGGCACCGACATTCCGGCTGATGAGCTGATGGCAGCCGTCACCCACTCCTGGGACGAGGACTCCTACCGGCAGGCGATCCTGTGCGGCAAAGAGGCCATCGTGGAGGGCGAGGTGTTCCAGGTGGTCGTTTCGCGCCGCTTCGAGCTGGAGACGGCAGCCGACCCGCTGGACATCTACCGGATCCTGCGCGCCACCAACCCGAGCCCCTACATGTACCTGTACTCGCTCGAGGACGCGCGGGGCGGCACCTACTCGATCGTCGGCTCCTCCCCGGAGGCGCTGGTCACCGTCAACGACGCGCACGTGGTCACGCACCCGATCGCCGGATCGCGGCCGCGCGGGGCCACCTACGAGGACGACGCGCTCTTCGAGAAGGACCTGCTGGCCGACGAAAAGGAACGTGCCGAGCACCTGATGCTGGTGGACCTCTCGCGCAACGACCTCTCCAAGGTCTGCGTCCCGGGAAGCGTCGAGGTCACCCAGTTCATGGAGGTCGAACGCTTTAGCCACATCATGCACCTGGTTTCCAACGTCGTCGGCCGCCTGGAAAAGGGCAAGGACGGGTACGACGTGCTCGCCGCGACCTTCCCCGCGGGCACGCTGTCCGGGGCCCCCAAGCCGCGGGCGTTGCGCCTGCTCGATGAGCTCGAACCGCACCGGCGCGGGGTCTACGGCGGCGTCGTGGGCTACCTGGACTTCGCCGGGGACATGGACATGGCCATCGCCATCCGCTCGGCGCTGATCAAGGACGGGCGCGCGTACGTGCAGGCCGGCGGCGGCATCGTCGCTGATTCGCAGCTTGACGCGGAAGCACTGGAAACGGTGAACAAGACGGCGGCACCCCTGCGCGCCGTCTGGGCAGCAGGAACAATGGCCCCGGCCGGACTGGAAGACAAATGA
- a CDS encoding Trp biosynthesis-associated membrane protein, translating into MSTAETQPAPRKALLGKRNVILASVIGAVLTLATSTRTWITVFPETSSVKIPNIVVAGSDAATAVAALAVVALAGSVAAAIAGKVARWIIAVVILGAGIGIAGSALVAALNPVGAAASKVGDATGLKTITADYSVTLWPWVAVVAGVWLVASAVLLAVAGRGWASSKKYARAEAASGAEAATGDEVEMDQINGWDSLSRGEDPTD; encoded by the coding sequence ATGAGCACCGCCGAAACACAGCCAGCACCGCGCAAGGCGCTGTTGGGCAAGCGCAACGTCATCCTCGCCTCCGTGATCGGTGCCGTGCTCACGCTCGCCACCAGCACCCGGACCTGGATCACCGTTTTCCCCGAGACGAGCTCGGTCAAGATTCCCAACATCGTCGTCGCAGGGTCCGATGCCGCCACGGCCGTCGCGGCGCTCGCCGTCGTGGCCTTGGCCGGATCGGTGGCCGCTGCCATAGCCGGCAAGGTCGCGCGATGGATCATCGCCGTGGTCATCCTCGGCGCCGGGATCGGCATCGCCGGTTCCGCCCTGGTCGCGGCCCTGAACCCGGTCGGCGCCGCCGCATCCAAGGTCGGCGACGCCACCGGGTTGAAGACCATCACCGCCGACTATTCGGTGACCTTGTGGCCCTGGGTCGCCGTGGTGGCCGGGGTCTGGCTGGTGGCATCGGCCGTGTTGCTGGCAGTGGCCGGGCGCGGTTGGGCCTCGAGTAAGAAGTATGCCCGCGCCGAGGCCGCCTCGGGGGCCGAAGCCGCGACCGGCGACGAAGTGGAGATGGATCAGATCAACGGCTGGGATTCGCTCTCGCGCGGAGAGGACCCGACCGACTGA
- a CDS encoding HGxxPAAW family protein, with protein MANNVAQSAQVIDPMHAEPIGHGNSVAAWTLVGISLLGFLVGTIGFTLANTPVVLVGIVVVIAGFVAGWVMKKLGYGVGGPKSGSGH; from the coding sequence ATGGCTAACAACGTAGCCCAGTCCGCACAGGTAATCGATCCGATGCATGCCGAGCCCATCGGCCACGGCAACTCGGTGGCAGCCTGGACGCTCGTCGGGATCAGCCTCCTCGGCTTTCTGGTCGGCACCATCGGCTTCACCCTGGCCAACACCCCGGTCGTTCTGGTCGGCATCGTAGTCGTCATTGCCGGCTTCGTGGCCGGCTGGGTCATGAAGAAGCTCGGCTACGGCGTCGGCGGCCCCAAGTCCGGTAGCGGCCACTAG
- the trpC gene encoding indole-3-glycerol phosphate synthase TrpC encodes MSVLQDIIAGVRVDLDARRAIIGETEIRAAAAAAPPARDALAALGGGVDAAVRDATLKVISEVKRRSPSKGALADIPEPAVLAARYAAGGAAVISVLTEERRFGGSLADFDAVRATVDTPLLRKDFTVEDYQIFEARAHGADLVLLIVAALDDGELNRMLALTHELGMNALIETHTEEEVARAVAAGARIIGVNVRNLKTLDVDRETFSRLASLIPSEAVIIAESGVRDAADVARYAAFGADAILVGEALVKDNDPEAAIAAFIAAGTAAKPARSAASA; translated from the coding sequence GTGAGCGTTCTTCAGGACATCATTGCGGGCGTTCGGGTTGACCTGGACGCCCGTCGTGCCATCATTGGTGAAACCGAAATCCGTGCCGCCGCGGCTGCGGCCCCGCCGGCCCGCGACGCGCTGGCGGCGCTCGGCGGCGGAGTCGATGCGGCGGTGCGTGATGCGACGCTGAAGGTCATCTCCGAAGTCAAGCGGCGCAGTCCCTCCAAGGGCGCCCTGGCCGACATCCCCGAACCGGCGGTGCTCGCGGCGCGCTATGCGGCCGGTGGCGCCGCCGTGATCTCGGTGCTGACCGAGGAACGCCGTTTCGGCGGCTCGCTCGCGGACTTCGACGCCGTCCGGGCGACAGTGGACACCCCGCTGCTGCGCAAGGACTTCACCGTCGAGGACTACCAGATCTTCGAGGCCCGTGCCCACGGGGCGGACCTGGTCCTGCTGATCGTCGCCGCACTCGATGACGGGGAGCTGAACCGGATGCTGGCGCTGACCCACGAACTGGGCATGAATGCGCTCATCGAGACCCACACCGAGGAGGAGGTCGCCCGCGCCGTGGCGGCCGGGGCCCGGATTATCGGGGTCAACGTGCGCAACCTCAAGACACTGGACGTGGACCGCGAGACCTTCTCGCGGCTCGCCTCCCTGATTCCCTCCGAGGCAGTGATCATCGCCGAATCCGGGGTCCGCGATGCGGCCGACGTGGCGCGCTATGCCGCCTTCGGCGCCGACGCGATCCTGGTCGGCGAGGCGCTGGTGAAGGACAACGACCCCGAGGCGGCCATCGCGGCATTCATCGCCGCCGGAACGGCGGCCAAGCCGGCCCGGAGCGCCGCTTCCGCCTAA
- the trpB gene encoding tryptophan synthase subunit beta, which produces MNSIPSEPAEQGKDTADAFLAGASLRHAPGPYFGEYGGRWMPESLIAALDELTDTFEKAKADPEFAAEVLELNRNYSGRPSLLTEAKRFSQEAGGARIFLKREDLNHTGSHKINNVLGQALLAKRMGKTRIIAETGAGQHGVAAATAAALMGLECVVYMGAEDTRRQSLNVARMNLLGATVIPVTAGSQTLKDAINEALRDWVANVDTTHYLLGTAAGAHPFPAMVRYFHEVIGEEARAQILEQAGRLPDAVGACIGGGSNAIGIFHGFLDDPSVELYGFEAGGDGVDTPRHAATITLGRPGVLHGAKSYLMQDDDGQTIESHSISAGLDYPGVGPEHAYLSDIGRVSYEPVTDTEAMDAFSLLCRTEGIIPAIESAHALAGVLRVAKRKIAAGAVPGELIIIANLSGRGDKDVGTAAEWFNIIESSGEENK; this is translated from the coding sequence ATGAATTCCATACCCAGCGAACCAGCAGAGCAGGGGAAGGACACGGCCGATGCGTTCCTGGCCGGTGCCTCCCTGCGCCACGCCCCTGGACCCTACTTCGGGGAGTACGGGGGACGCTGGATGCCGGAGTCGCTGATCGCGGCCCTCGACGAACTCACCGACACCTTCGAGAAGGCCAAGGCCGATCCGGAGTTCGCCGCGGAGGTGCTGGAGCTGAACCGCAACTACTCGGGCCGGCCCTCGCTGCTGACCGAGGCCAAGCGCTTCTCGCAGGAGGCCGGCGGCGCGCGCATCTTCCTCAAGCGCGAGGACCTGAACCACACCGGCAGCCACAAGATCAACAACGTGCTCGGCCAGGCACTGCTGGCCAAGCGGATGGGCAAGACCCGCATCATCGCCGAAACCGGAGCCGGGCAGCACGGTGTCGCCGCGGCGACGGCCGCGGCCCTGATGGGCCTGGAATGCGTGGTCTACATGGGCGCCGAGGATACCCGCCGGCAGTCGCTGAACGTCGCGAGGATGAATCTGCTCGGGGCCACGGTGATCCCGGTGACGGCCGGTTCGCAGACCCTGAAGGATGCCATCAACGAGGCGCTGCGCGATTGGGTGGCCAACGTCGACACCACCCACTACCTGCTGGGTACGGCAGCCGGGGCGCACCCGTTCCCCGCCATGGTCCGCTACTTCCACGAGGTCATCGGCGAGGAGGCCCGGGCCCAGATCCTGGAGCAGGCCGGCCGCCTGCCCGACGCCGTCGGCGCCTGCATCGGCGGCGGATCCAACGCCATCGGCATCTTCCACGGCTTCCTGGATGACCCGTCGGTGGAGCTTTACGGCTTCGAGGCCGGCGGAGACGGCGTTGACACGCCACGCCACGCAGCCACCATCACCCTGGGCCGCCCGGGCGTGCTGCACGGCGCCAAGAGCTACCTGATGCAGGACGATGACGGCCAGACCATCGAGTCGCACTCGATCTCCGCGGGCCTGGACTATCCGGGCGTCGGCCCGGAGCACGCCTACCTGTCCGACATCGGACGCGTGAGCTACGAGCCGGTCACCGACACCGAGGCCATGGACGCGTTCTCGCTGCTTTGCCGCACCGAGGGCATCATCCCGGCGATCGAGTCGGCGCACGCCCTGGCCGGCGTGCTGCGCGTGGCCAAGCGCAAGATCGCCGCCGGCGCCGTACCGGGGGAACTGATCATCATCGCGAACCTCTCGGGCCGCGGCGACAAGGACGTGGGCACGGCAGCCGAATGGTTCAACATCATCGAGTCCTCCGGGGAGGAAAACAAATGA
- the trpA gene encoding tryptophan synthase subunit alpha, with protein sequence MSASKSAAAIARAKEQGRAALICYLPGGFPDVQGTIDAAVAMVENGADIIEVGIPYSDPVMDGAVIQAATVQALADGFKVAQVFDIVKGITERTDAAVLVMTYWNPVLRMGVDEFSRRLAEAGGAGLITPDLIPDEAAEWLVASDKYGLDRVFLVAPSSTPERMSATVEASRGFVYCVSIMGVTGARSNVSDAAQSVVAAAKAAGAQYACVGLGVSNRSHVEEIGAYADGVIVGTALVAALGAGGVPAVGELTAALSGRAGA encoded by the coding sequence ATGAGCGCTTCCAAATCGGCAGCCGCCATCGCCCGCGCCAAGGAACAGGGCCGCGCGGCACTGATCTGCTACCTGCCCGGCGGTTTTCCCGACGTGCAGGGGACCATCGACGCGGCGGTGGCCATGGTCGAGAACGGCGCGGACATCATCGAGGTCGGCATCCCGTACTCGGATCCGGTCATGGATGGCGCCGTGATCCAGGCGGCGACCGTCCAGGCGCTGGCCGACGGCTTCAAGGTCGCCCAGGTCTTCGACATCGTCAAGGGCATCACCGAGCGCACCGATGCGGCAGTGTTGGTGATGACGTACTGGAACCCGGTGCTGCGCATGGGCGTGGACGAGTTCTCCCGCCGCCTGGCCGAGGCCGGGGGAGCCGGGCTCATCACCCCCGACCTGATCCCCGACGAGGCGGCCGAATGGTTAGTCGCATCGGATAAGTACGGGCTGGACCGGGTCTTCCTGGTCGCCCCGTCCTCCACCCCCGAGCGCATGTCGGCCACGGTCGAGGCCAGCCGCGGCTTTGTCTACTGCGTGTCGATCATGGGTGTCACCGGGGCCCGGAGCAACGTCTCGGACGCCGCGCAGTCCGTCGTCGCAGCGGCCAAGGCAGCCGGCGCGCAATACGCCTGCGTTGGCCTCGGCGTCTCCAACCGCTCCCATGTCGAAGAGATCGGTGCCTACGCGGACGGCGTCATCGTCGGCACGGCACTGGTCGCGGCGCTCGGCGCGGGCGGGGTGCCCGCCGTCGGTGAATTGACAGCTGCGCTCAGCGGCAGGGCCGGGGCATGA
- the lgt gene encoding prolipoprotein diacylglyceryl transferase yields MMPGLLPASIPSPPPQFAQFHIGPLTIHAYALCILAGIVVAMWMTSRRWNRRGAPAEAVWDICIWAIPFGIVGGRLYHVLITDPEYYFGLNGMQAHWSEIPQIWAGGLGIMGAVSLGALGAWIGCRRAGVRLSAFADAAAPGVLLAQAFGRWGNWFNQELFGTPTTLPWGLQIDYTSHNFPPGLPPGTLFQPTFLYESLWNLAGVGLLLLLDRKFKLHRGSMFWSYVIWYGIGRTLMETMRIDPAEIINILGIGLRVHMWLAIGLVIMGLIGLLYVLIRLRPQPDPGIYLPGRAPVEEKVEAGSVKTATEADADSTGGAPDPKDTPDDGPDVPEPDAK; encoded by the coding sequence ATGATGCCCGGCCTGCTTCCCGCCTCGATCCCGAGCCCGCCGCCGCAGTTCGCCCAGTTCCATATCGGACCGCTGACGATCCACGCCTATGCGCTGTGCATCCTGGCCGGCATCGTCGTTGCCATGTGGATGACCAGCCGGCGCTGGAACAGGCGCGGGGCCCCGGCCGAAGCCGTCTGGGACATCTGCATCTGGGCGATCCCGTTCGGCATCGTCGGCGGGCGGCTCTACCACGTGCTGATCACCGACCCGGAGTACTACTTCGGGCTCAACGGCATGCAGGCGCATTGGTCCGAGATCCCGCAGATCTGGGCCGGCGGCCTAGGCATCATGGGAGCCGTGTCGCTCGGCGCGCTGGGCGCCTGGATCGGCTGCCGCCGCGCCGGGGTACGGCTCTCGGCCTTCGCCGATGCCGCGGCCCCCGGGGTGCTGCTGGCACAGGCCTTCGGGCGCTGGGGGAACTGGTTCAACCAGGAGCTTTTCGGCACCCCGACCACCCTGCCGTGGGGTCTGCAGATCGACTACACCAGCCACAACTTCCCGCCTGGCCTGCCCCCGGGAACGCTGTTCCAGCCCACGTTCCTCTATGAATCGCTGTGGAACCTGGCCGGTGTGGGGCTGCTGCTGCTGCTTGACCGCAAGTTCAAGCTGCACCGCGGCTCCATGTTCTGGTCCTATGTGATCTGGTACGGCATCGGGCGCACCCTCATGGAGACCATGCGCATCGACCCGGCCGAGATCATCAACATCCTGGGCATCGGCCTGCGCGTGCACATGTGGTTGGCCATCGGGCTGGTCATCATGGGCCTGATCGGACTGCTCTACGTACTCATCCGCCTGCGGCCGCAGCCGGACCCGGGCATCTACCTGCCCGGCCGCGCGCCGGTCGAGGAAAAGGTCGAGGCCGGTTCCGTGAAGACGGCCACCGAGGCCGACGCGGACTCCACGGGCGGGGCCCCGGACCCGAAGGACACTCCGGACGACGGACCCGACGTGCCGGAACCCGACGCGAAATAG
- a CDS encoding transcriptional regulator, translating into MAELDPLIHADARLRVMSVLNTLGPRNSVSFPKLREILSMTAGNLSTHLRKLEDAGYISQTKVIEGRSPATYLGITATGMAAFDTYKKQLMELL; encoded by the coding sequence ATGGCCGAACTTGATCCGCTCATCCATGCCGATGCCAGGCTCCGCGTCATGTCGGTGCTGAACACCCTGGGACCCCGGAACTCGGTGAGTTTCCCCAAGCTCCGGGAGATCCTCAGCATGACGGCTGGAAACCTCTCCACCCATCTACGCAAGCTGGAAGATGCCGGTTACATCAGCCAGACAAAGGTCATCGAGGGACGCAGCCCCGCCACTTACCTGGGCATCACGGCCACGGGCATGGCGGCATTCGATACCTATAAGAAGCAGCTCATGGAACTCCTCTAG